A single Methanomassiliicoccales archaeon DNA region contains:
- a CDS encoding nitroreductase family protein has translation MEVMTAIQKRRSIRKYKAKEIPKDLLLEILEAARLAPSGANRQPWQLIVVTDPERRRGLVPICKDQKFIADASAFIAGVDDPAQKWARVDVAIAMEHIALAAVEKGLGTCYIGAFDGEKLASYLGVPKPYVITVGMALGYPDETPEARSRKPLAELVHWERFGGGP, from the coding sequence ATGGAGGTCATGACCGCTATCCAAAAGAGGAGAAGCATCAGAAAGTATAAGGCGAAGGAGATACCGAAGGATTTGCTGTTGGAGATATTGGAGGCAGCTAGGCTGGCACCTTCCGGAGCTAACCGGCAGCCCTGGCAATTGATAGTGGTCACGGACCCAGAGAGGCGAAGGGGTCTAGTTCCGATCTGCAAGGACCAGAAATTCATAGCTGATGCTTCTGCTTTCATAGCCGGTGTAGATGATCCAGCGCAGAAATGGGCGAGGGTGGATGTGGCTATCGCCATGGAGCATATAGCTTTGGCAGCGGTGGAGAAAGGGCTTGGGACGTGCTACATTGGGGCCTTCGACGGCGAGAAATTGGCTTCGTATCTAGGGGTTCCTAAACCCTATGTGATTACTGTAGGAATGGCCTTGGGATATCCAGATGAGACCCCTGAGGCTAGGAGCCGCAAGCCCTTGGCAGAGCTGGTCCATTGGGAAAGATTCGGAGGAGGACCATAG
- a CDS encoding radical SAM protein: MKHIKEPLRHYYAIIRGHNPPSFHRALAIPAPFDKDMPLEDLWKAHSKALRSKPTDTRQEQNLLDLKLAIAKRMLKECNLCERRCGVDRASGASGKCGVLDAHIASHFMHYGEEAPLVPSYTIFFAGCNFECVFCQNCDISTHPTAGKHIPAELMARRLENLSEVGRAGFKISLVREWDDRALNVNWVGGEPTPNLAYVLEVLKETRCNLPQIWNSNMYMSKESMSLLEGTMDLFLADLKYGNDDCAKRYSKVDDYFRVVTCNHLLASKRADVLVRHLMLPGHLECCTFPILQWLSENLPEALVNIMDQYRPMHLAHLYPELLCRVKPEDYQAAMRQALELGLKLV, from the coding sequence ATGAAACATATCAAGGAGCCGCTAAGGCATTATTATGCGATCATAAGAGGGCACAACCCCCCGTCATTCCATAGAGCCTTGGCGATCCCTGCCCCCTTCGATAAGGATATGCCTTTAGAGGACCTTTGGAAGGCACACTCCAAAGCTCTTAGGAGCAAGCCCACTGATACAAGGCAAGAACAAAACTTGCTGGACCTGAAGCTAGCCATCGCTAAAAGGATGTTGAAGGAATGTAATCTGTGCGAAAGGCGCTGTGGAGTAGATCGCGCTTCGGGTGCCTCTGGTAAATGTGGGGTATTGGATGCGCACATCGCCAGCCATTTTATGCATTATGGTGAGGAGGCTCCTTTGGTACCATCTTATACCATCTTCTTTGCTGGCTGCAATTTCGAATGCGTCTTCTGCCAGAACTGCGATATCTCCACCCATCCTACCGCTGGCAAACACATACCTGCAGAGCTGATGGCAAGGCGGTTGGAGAATTTAAGCGAGGTGGGCCGCGCGGGGTTCAAGATCTCTTTGGTGAGGGAATGGGATGATCGGGCCTTGAACGTGAACTGGGTGGGGGGAGAGCCAACTCCGAATCTAGCATACGTATTGGAGGTTTTGAAGGAGACACGCTGCAATCTTCCTCAGATATGGAATTCCAACATGTACATGAGCAAGGAGTCCATGAGTCTCCTGGAGGGCACTATGGACCTCTTCCTTGCCGACCTGAAATATGGGAATGATGATTGTGCCAAACGGTACTCCAAGGTAGATGATTATTTCAGAGTGGTTACTTGCAATCATCTCCTGGCGTCCAAGCGAGCAGATGTCTTGGTTAGGCATCTGATGCTGCCAGGTCATCTAGAGTGCTGCACCTTCCCCATCCTGCAGTGGTTGTCGGAGAATCTGCCTGAGGCCTTGGTGAATATCATGGATCAGTATCGCCCAATGCATCTGGCTCATCTCTATCCAGAGCTGCTATGCCGCGTAAAGCCGGAAGATTACCAGGCTGCCATGCGCCAAGCTCTGGAATTAGGGCTGAAGTTGGTGTGA
- a CDS encoding mechanosensitive ion channel produces the protein MTSPMRIVTLSLILMIVLVPLVSIASAQPQNVFDVDTYTRRIAGGGEASYKWVVFNNGTSPLLVRPSAINPLPEDLKISFTPSFTTLAPGESSTLLMTVITNPNMADANITLQVKFTATPMDDPEDYSEVLRSAILIVDSNLGNVGVNAIFGIWPNPLPPPLDGNWGAFLVTIMGWILIALFFAFVLDPLVHRITRRTTTKLDDIVLKIIRAPLFIFILSYGAVVSLEILNIDRDLVAEIEAAYKVILVLLVVWVVYKVYKEIVLYYAKEYAKKTETEIDDVVVPLMEKIGLIIIPTIGLMTILSMFGYDLTALLAGVGFLGIVVGFAAQSTLANFFAGLQLLADRPFKVGDILRLEGGSQLVVKHIGMRATKLYNPDTDELVVIPNNEIANKQIINMVEPTRTLRIIINVGVAYGSDVEKVMTVMRQTALDLPNTLKDPEHLPVVRFSDFGDSSLNFRIFIWVDDVSNRFKVASEYRQELNRRFAQEGIEIPFPQRVVTIKYDKSVQPSERKG, from the coding sequence GTGACCAGCCCCATGCGCATAGTGACTTTGTCATTGATACTGATGATCGTTCTGGTACCCTTGGTCTCAATCGCTTCAGCGCAGCCTCAGAACGTTTTTGATGTGGACACATACACGCGCAGGATAGCTGGAGGTGGGGAAGCATCGTATAAATGGGTAGTCTTCAATAATGGCACATCTCCCCTCTTGGTTAGGCCTTCGGCGATCAACCCCCTGCCTGAGGACCTTAAGATCTCTTTTACTCCTTCCTTCACCACATTGGCCCCAGGAGAGTCAAGCACTCTTCTGATGACTGTAATAACCAATCCCAATATGGCAGATGCCAATATCACCTTGCAAGTCAAATTCACGGCCACCCCCATGGACGATCCGGAGGATTATAGCGAGGTGTTGCGCAGCGCTATACTCATCGTCGATTCTAATCTTGGTAATGTCGGTGTCAATGCCATTTTCGGCATTTGGCCCAATCCTCTGCCACCACCATTAGATGGAAATTGGGGAGCATTTTTGGTGACCATCATGGGGTGGATCCTCATAGCGCTATTCTTTGCCTTCGTCCTCGACCCCTTGGTCCACCGTATAACGCGAAGAACTACCACTAAGCTTGATGACATAGTGCTCAAGATAATTCGGGCTCCGTTGTTCATATTCATATTGAGCTACGGGGCAGTAGTTTCCTTGGAGATTCTGAATATAGACCGTGACCTGGTGGCGGAGATCGAGGCGGCTTATAAGGTCATACTTGTACTACTAGTGGTCTGGGTCGTATATAAGGTGTATAAAGAGATAGTGCTTTACTACGCAAAGGAATATGCCAAGAAGACGGAAACGGAGATAGATGATGTCGTGGTCCCTTTGATGGAGAAGATTGGGCTCATAATCATTCCTACCATAGGCCTCATGACCATACTCTCCATGTTCGGTTATGATCTGACTGCCCTGCTGGCGGGCGTAGGATTCTTGGGCATTGTGGTAGGTTTCGCCGCTCAATCCACCCTTGCCAATTTCTTTGCTGGGTTGCAGCTTTTGGCCGATAGGCCCTTCAAAGTCGGTGATATCCTTCGCCTGGAGGGGGGAAGTCAACTGGTAGTTAAGCATATCGGCATGAGAGCCACCAAGCTCTACAACCCTGACACCGATGAGCTGGTGGTGATACCTAACAATGAGATCGCCAACAAGCAGATAATCAATATGGTGGAGCCAACGCGCACTTTGCGCATAATCATAAACGTCGGAGTGGCCTATGGCTCTGACGTGGAGAAGGTCATGACCGTGATGCGCCAGACAGCCTTGGACCTTCCTAACACCTTGAAAGATCCAGAGCACTTGCCAGTGGTGCGTTTCTCAGACTTCGGGGACAGCTCCTTGAACTTCAGGATATTCATCTGGGTGGACGACGTGAGCAATCGCTTCAAAGTGGCATCTGAGTACAGGCAGGAGCTTAATCGCAGGTTCGCTCAGGAAGGCATTGAGATACCTTTCCCGCAGAGAGTTGTAACCATAAAATACGATAAGAGCGTGCAACCCTCTGAACGCAAAGGTTGA